A window of Drosophila subobscura isolate 14011-0131.10 chromosome E, UCBerk_Dsub_1.0, whole genome shotgun sequence contains these coding sequences:
- the LOC117890886 gene encoding glutathione S-transferase 1-like yields MEKLVLYGIDASAPVRSVLLTLNALELPFEYKVVNLMAKEQLRPEFLSMNPLHTVPTLDDDGFYVYDSHAINAYLVAKYGKDDSLYPKDLQQRAIVDQRLHYDSSVVGRTLRAITFPLFRLNETEIPRARVDALDDVYATLETFLTINKYIAGKQLTIADFHIVAILSTIEIFLPVDAGKYAKLSAWIQRIAQLPYYAEGNGKRLEQCVAFFKSKQFTIV; encoded by the coding sequence ATGGAAAAGCTAGTACTCTATGGCATCGATGCCAGCGCTCCGGTTCGATCGGTGCTCCTCACACTGAACGCCCTGGAGCTGCCCTTCGAGTACAAGGTGGTCAATCTGAtggccaaggagcagctcAGGCCGGAATTCCTCTCGATGAACCCCCTGCACACCGTGCCAACACTGGACGACGATGGCTTCTACGTGTACGACAGCCACGCCATCAATGCCTACCTCGTGGCCAAGTACGGCAAGGACGACTCTCTCTACCCTAAGGATCTGCAGCAGCGGGCGATCGTGGATCAGCGTTTGCACTACGACTCCAGCGTTGTGGGTAGAACCCTGCGGGCCATAACCTTTCCGCTGTTTCGTCTGAACGAGACGGAAATCCCCAGGGCCAGGGTCGATGCCCTCGATGACGTGTACGCCACTCTGGAGACATTCCTGACTATCAACAAATACATCGCTGGGAAGCAGCTGACTATTGCCGATTTTCACATCGTCGCCATCCTGTCCACCATTGAGATTTTCCTGCCGGTTGATGCCGGCAAGTATGCAAAGCTGTCCGCCTGGATACAGCGCATTGCCCAGCTGCCATACTACGCCGAAGGCAACGGCAAACGACTCGAGCAGTGTGTGGCCTTTTTTAAGAGCAAACAGTTTACAATTGTCTAA
- the LOC117890102 gene encoding glutathione S-transferase 1-like — MVKLTLYGVDGSPPVRAVKLTLAALNLPYDYVKVDLASRANLSPEFLKKNPQHTVPTLEDDGHYLWDSHAIIAYLVSKYADSDSLYPKDLLQRAVVDQRLHFESGVAFADGLRSITIPLFFYNQKIAPKERKQAIVEIYDFVETFLKDQDYIAGNQLTIADFSIVSTISSLVAFVDLDHAKYVRISGWIKRLEQLPYYEEANAKGAQEFISLIKQSNLSFAS, encoded by the coding sequence ATGGTAAAGCTAACATTGTACGGAGTAGATGGCAGTCCACCAGTGCGAGCTGTTAAGTTGACGCTGGCTGCCCTGAACCTGCCCTACGACTATGTAAAAGTCGATCTCGCGAGCCGCGCAAATCTCTCTCCCGAGTTTTTGAAGAAGAATCCACAGCACACGGTGCCCACTTTGGAGGATGACGGCCACTACCTTTGGGACTCGCACGCAATTATTGCCTACCTGGTGTCCAAATATGCCGACAGTGACAGTTTGTACCCCAAGGACTTGTTACAACGGGCAGTGGTCGATCAACGTCTACATTTTGAGAGCGGAGTGGCCTTTGCAGATGGCCTGAGGAGCATAACGATTCCTCTGTTTTTCTATAATCAGAAAATAGCGCCCAAAGAGCGAAAGCAAGCCATTGTCGAGATCTATGACTTCGTGGAAACTTTCCTAAAGGACCAGGACTACATTGCCGGAAATCAGCTGACCATCGCGGACTTTAGCATTGTATCAACCATCAGTTCTCTGGTGGCCTTTGTGGACCTGGATCACGCCAAATATGTGAGAATCAGTGGCTGGATTAAACGTCTGGAACAGCTCCCATACTACGAGGAGGCCAATGCCAAGGGTGCCCAGGAATTTATATCCCTTATTAAGCAGTCAAATTTAAGCTTTGCGTCCTGA
- the LOC117891319 gene encoding glutathione S-transferase 1 encodes MSSKIILYGIDMSPCVRAVQLTLKALELPYEYKEVNLQKGEHLSEEFLKKNPQHTVPVLDDGGTILWDSHVIVGYLVDKYGKSDELYPKDLAKRAAINQRLFFDASVLFPSLANVSGPFFVNGVKEVPQEKLDTIHRGLKLLEVFLGSSNYLVGDTLTLADLCSGPTVTSLPAVVDIDAAEYPKVTAWLERLNKVAYFEQINKAPAKSYCDFLRSQWTKLGA; translated from the coding sequence ATGTCGAGTAAAATAATTCTCTATGGAATAGACATGAGCCCATGTGTGCGGGCTGTCCAGCTGACGCTGAAGGCGCTGGAGCTGCCGTACGAGTACAAGGAGGTGAACCTGCAGAAGGGAGAACATCTAAGCGAGGAGTTCCTGAAGAAGAACCCCCAGCACACGGTGCCAGTGCTGGATGACGGCGGAACCATTCTCTGGGACTCGCATGTCATAGTCGGCTACCTGGTGGACAAGTATGGAAAGTCTGACGAGCTCTATCCAAAGGACCTGGCGAAGAGGGCCGCCATCAACCAACGTCTGTTCTTCGATGCCAGTGTCCTGTTTCCCTCGCTGGCCAATGTGAGCGGACCGTTCTTTGTGAACGGAGTGAAGGAGGTGCCACAGGAGAAGCTGGACACCATCCACAGAGGCCTAAAGCTGCTGGAAGTCTtcctgggcagcagcaactacctCGTGGGCGACACGCTGACACTCGCCGACCTTTGCTCTGGACCCACAGTGACCTCTCTGCCCGCTGTCGTCGACATCGATGCTGCAGAGTATCCCAAGGTGACTGCCTGGCTGGAGCGCCTCAACAAGGTTGCCTACTTTGAGCAGATCAACAAGGCGCCAGCAAAGAGCTACTGCGACTTTCTGCGCAGCCAGTGGACAAAGCTGGGGGCCTAA
- the LOC117890887 gene encoding glutathione S-transferase 1, translated as MGKLTLYGIDLSPPVRSVLLTLNALGLPFEYKVVNLLGGDHLKPEFLKMNPLHTVPTLDDDGFYLYDSHAINAYLVAKYGKEDSLYPKDLQQRAIVDQRLHYDSSVIGSTVRAITYPLIRENQTEIPQAKIDALSGVYESLNTFLKSTDYLAGNNLTIADFSAIAILSGTSIFLEVDATKFPNLAGWVQRIKKLPYYEEVNGSKVSQFTNFIKSKNFKIV; from the coding sequence ATGGGAAAACTAACTCTTTACGGCATCGATCTCAGTCCGCCAGTTCGCTCTGTGCTGCTCACCCTGAACGCCTTGGGGTTGCCGTTCGAGTACAAGGTGGTCAATCTGCTTGGGGGCGACCATCTTAAGCCGGAATTCCTCAAGATGAACCCCCTGCACACAGTGCCCACACTGGACGACGATGGTTTCTACTTGTACGACAGTCACGCCATTAATGCCTACCTCGTGGCCAAATACGGCAAGGAGGACTCTCTCTACCCCAAGGACCTGCAGCAGCGGGCGATCGTGGATCAGCGTTTGCACTACGACTCCAGCGTTATTGGCAGCACCGTCAGGGCAATCACGTATCCCTTGATCAGGGAAAACCAAACTGAAATCCCGCAGGCCAAAATCGATGCCCTTTCGGGGGTCTACGAGTCTCTGAACACGTTCCTAAAGAGCACCGATTACTTGGCTGGAAATAACCTGACTATTGCTGACTTCAGCGCCATCGCGATCCTGTCAGGTACTTCGATTTTCCTCGAAGTGGATGCCACAAAATTCCCCAATCTGGCAGGCTGGGTTCAGCGTATCAAAAAGTTACCCTACTACGAGGAGGTCAACGGATCGAAAGTGTCTCAGTTCACAAACTTCATCAAGAGCAAGAACTTCAAAATTGTCTGA
- the LOC117891320 gene encoding glutathione S-transferase 1 codes for MSNIVLYGMDISPPVRACLLTLRALGLAFEYREVNLLAGEHMTMEFQQRNPQHTVPLLDDGGALIWDSHAIVCYLVDKYGESDELYPKDLLKRAHVNQRLYFDASILYMALRSISVPYFIHGVSLVPKEKVDNVREAYGHLESFLSDSPYVTGDVLTVADLCCAATATSLAAVLDHDPINYPKITAWLERVSKLPNYMEDNLRGLNKYIGLLKGSLTIL; via the coding sequence ATGTCGAATATTGTGCTGTATGGAATGGATATAAGTCCGCCGGTGCGGGCCTGTCTGCTGACCCTGCGAGCCTTGGGCTTGGCCTTCGAGTATAGGGAAGTGAATCTCCTCGCAGGGGAGCATATGACCATGGAGTTTCAGCAAAGGAATCCCCAGCACACAGTTCCGCTTCTCGATGACGGCGGTGCACTCATTTGGGACTCGCACGCTATCGTTTGCTACTTGGTCGACAAGTACGGAGAGTCGGACGAGCTCTATCCCAAGGACCTCCTGAAGCGTGCCCATGTCAATCAGCGTTTGTACTTCGATGCAAGCATCTTGTACATGGCCCTGCGCAGCATTAGTGTTCCCTACTTCATCCACGGTGTGAGCTTGGTGCCAAAAGAGAAGGTAGACAACGTCCGCGAAGCCTATGGGCACCTGGAGTCGTTTCTGAGCGACAGTCCATACGTCACTGGAGATGTGCTAACCGTGGCGGACCTCTGCTGTGCGGCTACGGCCACCTCACTGGCCGCAGTTCTCGACCACGACCCCATAAATTATCCCAAGATTACAGCATGGCTGGAACGCGTCTCGAAGCTGCCCAACTATATGGAGGATAACTTACGAGGCTTGAACAAGTACATTGGCCTGCTAAAGGGATCTTTGACCATCCTGTAA
- the LOC117890885 gene encoding glutathione S-transferase 1, with the protein MGKLALYGLDASPPTRACLLTLKALELPFEYVFVNLLTKENFAEDYLKKNPQHTVPMLQDDDAYLWDSHAIMAYLVGKYAETDDLYPKDLLQRAVVDQRMHFESGVIFEAALRRLTRPVLFLGGTTLPQANVEYINEVYDLLETFLEHDFVAGDHLTIADFSIVSTISSLGVYLELDPVKYPKIAGWLERLKELPYYEEANGSGAAQFMQLMKSKNFTVVP; encoded by the coding sequence ATGGGTAAGCTTGCGCTGTACGGTCTGGACGCCAGTCCCCCAACCCGGGCTTGCCTGCTCACACTGAAGGCGTTGGAGCTGCCCTTTGAGTATGTTTTCGTGAATCTCCTTACGAAAGAGAACTTCGCCGAGGACTATCTGAAGAAGAATCCCCAGCACACTGTGCCAATGCTGCAGGACGATGATGCCTACCTATGGGACTCGCATGCCATCATGGCCTACCTGGTGGGAAAGTACGCGGAGACCGACGATCTTTACCCCAAAGATCTGCTGCAGCGGGCAGTGGTCGACCAGCGAATGCACTTCGAGTCGGGGGTCATCTTCGAGGCGGCCCTGCGTCGCCTCACAAGGCCGGTGCTCTTCTTGGGCGGCACCACCTTGCCGCAGGCGAATGTAGAATACATCAACGAGGTCTACGACTTGCTGGAAACGTTTCTGGAGCACGACTTCGTGGCCGGCGATCACCTGACTATTGCCGACTTCAGCATTGTGTCGACCATCAGTTCGCTCGGCGTATACTTAGAGCTTGACCCGGTGAAGTATCCTAAGATAGCCGGCTGGCTAGAGCGCCTCAAGGAGCTGCCCTACTACGAGGAGGCCAACGGCAGTGGAGCCGCACAGTTCATGCAGCTCATGAAGTCCAAGAACTTCACAGTCGTGCCCTAG
- the LOC117891492 gene encoding glutathione S-transferase 1-like: MVKLTLYGIEISPPVRAVKLTLAALNLPYDFVKVDLMGRAHLLPDFLKKNPQHTVPTLEDDGHFLWDSHAIIAYLVSKYADSDSLYPKDLLQRAVVDQRLHFESGVVFANGVRTISKPVLFFNQKVVPKERKEAIIEIYDFVETFLKDHDYIAGNQLTIADFSLISTIPSLDVLVAIDHAKYVRISAWIKRLEQLPYYEEANGKGIKELIPMFKQTNFTFESD; this comes from the coding sequence ATGGTAAAGTTAACATTGTACGGAATAGAAATCAGCCCACCAGTGCGAGCTGTGAAGCTGACGCTGGCTGCCTTGAACTTGCCCTACGACTTTGTGAAAGTCGATCTCATGGGCCGCGCACATCTTTTACCCGATTTTTTGAAGAAGAATCCACAGCACACGGTGCCCACTTTGGAGGATGACGGCCACTTCCTTTGGGACTCGCACGCAATTATTGCCTACCTGGTGTCCAAATATGCCGACAGTGACAGTTTGTACCCCAAGGACTTGTTGCAACGGGCCGTGGTCGATCAGCGTCTACATTTTGAGAGCGGAGTGGTCTTTGCCAATGGCGTGAGGACCATCTCAAAGCCTGTGTTGTTCTTCAATCAGAAAGTGGTGCCCAAGGAGCGAAAGGAAGCCATTATCGAGATCTATGACTTCGTGGAAACTTTCCTAAAGGACCACGACTACATTGCCGGAAATCAGCTGACAATCGCGGACTTTAGTCTTATATCAACCATCCCCTCGCTGGATGTTTTAGTGGCTATCGATCACGCTAAATATGTGAGAATCAGTGCCTGGATCAAACGTCTGGAACAACTCCCTTACTACGAGGAGGCCAATGGCAAAGGTATTAAGGAATTGATACCCATGTTCAAGCAGACAAATTTCACCTTCGAGTCCGATTAA